Proteins encoded together in one Bos indicus isolate NIAB-ARS_2022 breed Sahiwal x Tharparkar chromosome 3, NIAB-ARS_B.indTharparkar_mat_pri_1.0, whole genome shotgun sequence window:
- the CSF1 gene encoding macrophage colony-stimulating factor 1 isoform X2 yields MTARGAAGRCPPTTWLGPLLLLACLLVSNGATEEVSENCSHMIGNGHLLFLQQLIDSQMETSCQISFEFVDQEQLDDPVCYLKKAFLLVQDIMEDTMRFKDNTPNAKVIVQLQELSLRLKSCFTMDYDEQDKACVRTFHETPLQLLEKIKNVFNETKNLLKKDWNIFSKNCNNSFAKCSSHGHERQHKEASDPQLPGFVFRLLVPSIILVLLAVGGLLFYRRRRRSHQEPQMVDSPMEQPEGSLLTQEEDRQEELPV; encoded by the exons ATGACCGCGCGGGGCGCCGCCGGGCGCTGCCCTCCCACG ACATGGCTgggccctctgctgctgctggccTGTCTCCTGGTGAGCAATGGTGCTACTGAGGAGGTGTCGGAGAACTGTAGCCACATGATTGGGAACGGACACCTGCTGTTCCTGCAGCAGCTG ATTGACAGTCAGATGGAGACCTCGTGCCAAATTTCCTTCGAGTTTGTAGACCAGGAGCAGTTG GATGATCCCGTGTGCTACCTTAAGAAGGCATTTCTCCTGGTGCAAGACATAATGGAGGATACCATGCGCTTCAAAGACAACACCCCCAATGCCAAAGTCATCGTCCAGCTCCAGGAACTCTCTCTGAGGCTGAAGAGCTGCTTCACCATGGACTATGATGAGCAGGACAAG GCTTGTGTCCGAACATTCCATGAGACGCCTCTCCAGTTGCTGGAGAAGATCAAGAATGTctttaatgaaacaaaaaatctCCTTAAAAAGGACTGGAACATTTTCAGCAAGAACTGCAACAACAGCTTTGCTAAATGCTCCAGCCATG GCCACGAGAGGCAGCACAAGGAAGCCTCCGATCCCCAGCTCCCTGGTTTTGTCTTCCGCCTGCTGGTGCCCAGTATCATCCTGGTCTTGCTGGCTGTCGGCGGGCTCCTGTTCTACAGGCGGCGGCGTCGG AGCCATCAAGAGCCACAGATGGTGGATTCTCCCATGGAGCAACCAGAGGGCAG cctcctgacccaggaagaggaTAGACAGGAGGAGCTGCCAGTGTAG
- the CSF1 gene encoding macrophage colony-stimulating factor 1 isoform X1, which yields MTARGAAGRCPPTTWLGPLLLLACLLVSNGATEEVSENCSHMIGNGHLLFLQQLIDSQMETSCQISFEFVDQEQLDDPVCYLKKAFLLVQDIMEDTMRFKDNTPNAKVIVQLQELSLRLKSCFTMDYDEQDKACVRTFHETPLQLLEKIKNVFNETKNLLKKDWNIFSKNCNNSFAKCSSHDVVTKPDCNCLYPKATPSSDLASVSPQQSPTPSTAPMAGLTWADSEATDGSSLLPREQALRTVDPGSAKQRPPRSTCQSFESPETPRVEGRPTGDSPQPGPSVGAPVTGMEDVLDSLLGANIALEEASGEASEGPIPQGAELSFYSLGGRSVQAEPASPSHTPPASSALSGSGKGLRLVDATSAHLPTLGPMRPTEAWSHTPEKTERPSASPRDHQEPDMAKTPALHPQGLSSPSALSSQPKLPRSHSWGHVLSLGELEGRRSTRDRRSLAELKGGQASEGAARPPARFNSVPLTDTGHERQHKEASDPQLPGFVFRLLVPSIILVLLAVGGLLFYRRRRRSHQEPQMVDSPMEQPEGSLLTQEEDRQEELPV from the exons ATGACCGCGCGGGGCGCCGCCGGGCGCTGCCCTCCCACG ACATGGCTgggccctctgctgctgctggccTGTCTCCTGGTGAGCAATGGTGCTACTGAGGAGGTGTCGGAGAACTGTAGCCACATGATTGGGAACGGACACCTGCTGTTCCTGCAGCAGCTG ATTGACAGTCAGATGGAGACCTCGTGCCAAATTTCCTTCGAGTTTGTAGACCAGGAGCAGTTG GATGATCCCGTGTGCTACCTTAAGAAGGCATTTCTCCTGGTGCAAGACATAATGGAGGATACCATGCGCTTCAAAGACAACACCCCCAATGCCAAAGTCATCGTCCAGCTCCAGGAACTCTCTCTGAGGCTGAAGAGCTGCTTCACCATGGACTATGATGAGCAGGACAAG GCTTGTGTCCGAACATTCCATGAGACGCCTCTCCAGTTGCTGGAGAAGATCAAGAATGTctttaatgaaacaaaaaatctCCTTAAAAAGGACTGGAACATTTTCAGCAAGAACTGCAACAACAGCTTTGCTAAATGCTCCAGCCATG ATGTGGTGACCAAGCCTGATTGCAACTGCCTGTACCCCAAAGCCACCCCTAGCAGTGACCTGGCCTCTGTCTCCCCTCAGcagtcccccaccccctccacagcCCCTATGGCTGGCTTGACCTGGGCTGACTCTGAGGCAACAGACGGCAGCTCCCTCTTGCCCAGAGAGCAGGCCCTTCGCACAGTGGACCCGGGCAGTGCCAAGCAGCGACCACCCAGGAGCACCTGCCAGAGCTTTGAGTCGCCAGAGACCCCACGCGTTGAGGGCCGCCCCACTGGAGATTCTCCTCAGCCCGGCCCTTCGGTTGGAGCCCCTGTCACTGGGATGGAAGACGTTCTTGACTCTCTGCTGGGTGCTAACATAGCCCTGGAAGAGGCCTCCGGAGAGGCTAGTGAGGGTCCTATACCCCAAGGGGCAGAGCTTTCCTTCTACAGTCTGGGAGGACGCAGTGTCCAGGCAGAGCCTGCCAGCCCCAGTCACACCCCCCCAGCATCTTCAGCACTCTCTGGATCAGGAAAGGGGCTGCGGCTTGTGGATGCAACTAGCGCACACCTGCCCACACTGGGCCCCATGAGACCCACTGAGGCCTGGAGTCACACGCCTGAGAAGACAGAACGTCCCTCTGCCTCGCCCAGAGACCACCAGGAGCCAGACATGGCCAAGACCCCAGCACTGCACCCGCAAGGCCTCAGCAGTCCCTCCGCCCTCTCTTCTCAGCCAAAGCTCCCCAGAAGTCACTCCTGGGGCCACGTGCTGTCCCTTGGGGagctggaaggcaggaggagcaccAGGGACCGGAGGAGTCTTGCAGAGCTGAAAGGAGGACAAGCAAGTGAGGGGGCGGCCAGGCCCCCAGCCCGTTTTAACTCCGTTCCTTTGACTGACACAGGCCACGAGAGGCAGCACAAGGAAGCCTCCGATCCCCAGCTCCCTGGTTTTGTCTTCCGCCTGCTGGTGCCCAGTATCATCCTGGTCTTGCTGGCTGTCGGCGGGCTCCTGTTCTACAGGCGGCGGCGTCGG AGCCATCAAGAGCCACAGATGGTGGATTCTCCCATGGAGCAACCAGAGGGCAG cctcctgacccaggaagaggaTAGACAGGAGGAGCTGCCAGTGTAG